A stretch of Arthrobacter sunyaminii DNA encodes these proteins:
- a CDS encoding GyrI-like domain-containing protein — translation MEKAVTDKFDFKKSYPELYAPKSGDFALVEVPALQYLAYDGHGDPNTSKEYQGALECLYPTAYAVKFASKKDLGRDFTVGPLEGLWRAADMDAFIRGDKDSWDWTMLVAQPPWITPGLVSDTVAAVARKKKPPGLDRVRLVTLEEGTSAQILYIGAYDAEGPVLERLHHQWMPAHALTFNGDHHEIYLSDPRRTAVHKLRTVLRQPVRPLGPSA, via the coding sequence ATGGAAAAGGCTGTAACGGACAAGTTCGACTTCAAGAAAAGCTACCCCGAGCTCTACGCCCCCAAGTCCGGCGATTTCGCCCTGGTAGAGGTTCCGGCCCTGCAGTACCTTGCCTATGACGGACACGGGGATCCCAACACGTCGAAGGAATATCAGGGCGCCTTGGAATGCCTCTACCCCACTGCGTATGCGGTGAAGTTTGCGTCCAAAAAGGACCTCGGCCGCGATTTCACCGTGGGCCCGCTCGAAGGACTCTGGCGTGCGGCTGACATGGACGCTTTTATCCGCGGCGACAAGGATTCCTGGGACTGGACCATGCTGGTGGCCCAGCCGCCGTGGATTACCCCTGGCCTGGTTTCGGATACCGTCGCCGCGGTTGCCAGGAAGAAGAAGCCGCCGGGGCTGGACAGGGTGCGCCTGGTGACCCTTGAGGAAGGCACCTCGGCGCAGATCCTGTACATCGGAGCTTACGACGCCGAGGGCCCGGTCCTTGAGCGCCTGCATCACCAGTGGATGCCGGCACACGCACTCACCTTCAACGGCGACCACCATGAGATCTACCTCAGCGATCCGCGGCGGACCGCCGTGCACAAGCTCAGGACGGTGCTGCGGCAGCCGGTCCGCCCGCTGGGCCCTTCCGCCTAG
- a CDS encoding dihydrofolate reductase family protein, producing MRKVTAALFSSVDGVVENPGDWQFDHFDEDMGPLMESVLAGQDTVLLGRTTYQEWADYWPGNTGDGFGNFINPVEKFVASRTLTDEDLSWNNSHLMDDELEGFVRRLKQRDGGDIAVNGSISLVRQLLFAGLLDSLTLMVHPVVAGSGQRLFQSGDPLTRLKLLESRTTASGNAILTYGPRT from the coding sequence ATGCGCAAGGTGACGGCGGCACTCTTTAGCTCAGTCGACGGCGTGGTGGAGAACCCGGGAGACTGGCAGTTTGACCATTTTGACGAGGACATGGGGCCCTTGATGGAATCCGTCCTGGCGGGCCAGGATACGGTGCTGCTGGGCCGGACGACCTATCAGGAATGGGCGGACTACTGGCCGGGAAACACCGGGGACGGCTTCGGGAATTTCATCAACCCGGTCGAAAAGTTCGTGGCCTCCCGGACACTCACCGATGAAGACCTGAGCTGGAACAACTCCCACCTAATGGACGATGAGCTGGAGGGCTTCGTGCGCCGGCTCAAGCAACGCGACGGCGGAGACATCGCCGTGAACGGAAGCATTTCACTCGTGCGCCAGCTCCTTTTCGCCGGGCTGCTGGACTCCCTGACACTCATGGTGCACCCGGTGGTGGCCGGTTCGGGGCAGCGGCTGTTTCAGTCCGGAGACCCGCTCACCCGGCTAAAGCTGCTCGAGTCCCGGACCACTGCATCAGGCAATGCCATCCTGACCTACGGGCCGCGGACGTGA
- a CDS encoding ABC transporter permease, translating to MTAGDILRSAVSNTFRSKVRTALTVVAIFIGAFTLTLTSAIGAGVSDYIDKQIGAIGGDDLLTVSPAAETAAADDGPKEYDPDGAAMQGSFTLLSEADIETIRATDGIDKVEPAAMLAPDFIQYDGGTKFELTVNPMIGMADADLAAGRQLEDGSGSREVLLPSSYLEPMGFADEQAALDRTVSIAVTDYAGTQHTVDAVVAGVQNDSLFGDGAGFNEELRTEMDALQKTGMPAGVPSGYITSVAYLSTDISADELDGIKSDLADQGFTALTVADQIGAIQTVINGIIGVLNAFAVIALVAAGFGIVNTLLMSVQERTREIGLMKAMGMGGGKIFALFSFEAIFIGFLGSALGAGVAIGLGTAISSVLSNTVLSALPGLNIMLFTPASVAVIIGVVMLIAFLAGTLPARRAARQNPIDALRYE from the coding sequence CCTTCCGCAGCAAGGTCCGCACGGCACTGACCGTGGTCGCCATCTTTATCGGTGCCTTCACGCTGACCCTGACCAGCGCCATCGGTGCTGGAGTCTCGGACTACATCGACAAGCAAATAGGCGCCATTGGCGGCGACGATCTGCTCACCGTCTCGCCCGCCGCAGAAACCGCAGCGGCCGATGACGGGCCCAAGGAATACGATCCGGACGGTGCCGCCATGCAGGGCAGCTTCACGCTGCTCTCCGAGGCGGACATCGAAACCATCCGCGCCACGGACGGCATCGACAAGGTTGAACCGGCCGCCATGCTGGCACCCGACTTCATCCAGTACGACGGCGGGACCAAGTTCGAGCTGACCGTCAATCCGATGATCGGGATGGCGGATGCGGATCTTGCCGCCGGGCGGCAGCTTGAAGACGGCAGCGGATCGCGTGAAGTGCTGCTTCCGTCCTCATACCTGGAGCCGATGGGCTTCGCCGACGAGCAGGCAGCCCTGGACCGGACGGTCTCCATTGCGGTCACTGACTACGCCGGAACCCAGCACACGGTGGATGCCGTGGTGGCCGGTGTGCAGAACGACTCCCTGTTTGGCGACGGTGCCGGATTCAACGAGGAGCTGCGGACCGAAATGGACGCCCTGCAGAAAACCGGCATGCCTGCCGGTGTTCCCAGCGGCTACATCACCTCCGTTGCCTACCTGTCCACGGACATCAGCGCGGACGAGCTGGACGGCATCAAGTCCGACCTCGCAGACCAGGGCTTCACCGCACTGACCGTGGCGGACCAGATCGGTGCCATCCAGACCGTCATCAACGGCATCATCGGCGTCCTCAACGCGTTCGCCGTCATCGCCCTTGTGGCTGCCGGGTTCGGCATCGTGAACACCCTGCTGATGAGCGTGCAGGAACGCACCCGCGAGATCGGTCTCATGAAGGCCATGGGCATGGGCGGCGGCAAGATCTTCGCGCTGTTCAGCTTCGAAGCGATCTTTATTGGTTTCCTTGGATCTGCGCTGGGAGCCGGCGTGGCCATCGGGCTCGGCACGGCGATCAGCTCCGTCCTGTCCAACACGGTGCTTTCAGCCCTTCCCGGCCTGAACATTATGCTGTTCACGCCGGCCTCCGTAGCCGTCATCATCGGCGTCGTCATGCTGATTGCGTTCCTTGCCGGCACGCTGCCTGCTCGCCGGGCAGCCCGGCAGAACCCCATCGACGCCCTGCGGTACGAGTAA
- a CDS encoding SRPBCC family protein produces MNSPYLISRERFVPASPESVFDLLARPAMHSVIDGSGTVRDAHPHGPARLAPGATFGMDMKMGVPYKIRNTVTEFQEGHRIAWRHMGGHIWRYLLEPADGGTLVTEQWDARGVRHRVMYRIMGVTRRHPASLEQTLEKLADYFAAR; encoded by the coding sequence ATGAACAGCCCCTACCTGATCAGCCGCGAGCGCTTTGTTCCCGCCTCGCCGGAATCCGTGTTTGACCTGCTGGCCCGTCCGGCCATGCACAGTGTTATCGACGGGTCTGGAACCGTCCGTGACGCGCACCCCCACGGTCCTGCCAGACTGGCCCCCGGAGCCACTTTCGGCATGGACATGAAGATGGGCGTTCCCTACAAGATCCGCAACACGGTCACCGAGTTTCAGGAGGGGCACAGGATTGCCTGGCGGCATATGGGCGGTCATATCTGGCGCTACCTGCTGGAGCCTGCAGACGGCGGGACCCTTGTAACCGAGCAGTGGGATGCCAGGGGCGTCCGCCACCGCGTCATGTACCGGATCATGGGAGTGACCCGCCGGCATCCTGCGAGTCTGGAACAAACGCTGGAAAAGCTGGCGGATTATTTTGCCGCCCGGTGA
- a CDS encoding NUDIX hydrolase has translation MLHGTAATVVLLRDAPDGLQVLLLERPRHRGSFAGAWVFPGGRVDPEDYGLPADSVQPTANDDGELAAALRAGVRETEEETGLRLAEPNLVRLSCWEPPPEAPRRYRTWFFLAEAPEGEILLSPEEHVDAVWLTPADAFRRQREGSMELYPPTWVTLHGLLGVETVAAALAAAGAAAPQTYTTRQLPGQTPPVMVWHGDAEYPQLPGDPEARHRLVMGGDGWLYERTL, from the coding sequence ATGCTTCACGGCACGGCCGCCACAGTGGTGCTGCTGCGCGATGCGCCCGACGGACTGCAGGTCCTGTTGCTGGAGCGTCCCCGCCACCGGGGATCCTTTGCCGGCGCCTGGGTGTTTCCCGGTGGGCGGGTGGACCCCGAGGACTACGGACTGCCGGCGGATTCGGTGCAGCCTACGGCGAACGACGACGGTGAACTTGCGGCCGCGCTCCGGGCGGGCGTGCGTGAAACCGAAGAGGAAACCGGGCTCCGCCTGGCGGAGCCCAACCTGGTGCGGCTTTCCTGCTGGGAGCCGCCGCCCGAAGCGCCGCGCCGCTACCGGACGTGGTTCTTCCTGGCCGAAGCACCCGAGGGAGAGATCCTGCTCAGCCCCGAAGAACATGTGGACGCGGTTTGGCTGACTCCCGCCGATGCGTTCCGCCGGCAGCGGGAGGGGAGCATGGAACTGTACCCGCCCACTTGGGTGACACTGCACGGGCTGCTGGGGGTGGAAACGGTTGCCGCCGCGCTCGCAGCGGCCGGCGCTGCCGCGCCGCAGACCTACACAACCCGCCAGCTGCCCGGCCAGACGCCGCCGGTAATGGTCTGGCACGGCGACGCCGAGTACCCCCAGCTGCCCGGCGACCCGGAGGCCCGGCACCGGCTGGTCATGGGCGGAGACGGCTGGCTCTACGAACGGACCCTGTAA
- a CDS encoding TetR/AcrR family transcriptional regulator: MDQGVEASGGLRARKRAAARSEIEKTAVALVLERGYDNVTVDMICTASMVSQRTFFNYFGSKEGVFLGPPPAQMRDAVAREFLPDHGTPVVLSLAAAVVSALVAGQPDPELAGRRMKAIMASPVLFSKQNEWMADHEKQLTDLVMERYAAAGLRKSEPDLAAEAGMVVGLALGVVRVVLQQNHLEHDDVWPDTGIMDRAGVLLERIFGS; this comes from the coding sequence ATGGACCAAGGCGTTGAAGCATCCGGGGGGCTGCGTGCCCGCAAGCGTGCAGCCGCCCGGTCGGAGATCGAAAAAACGGCTGTGGCGCTGGTCCTGGAACGGGGTTATGACAACGTCACCGTGGACATGATCTGCACTGCGTCCATGGTGTCGCAGCGGACGTTCTTCAACTATTTCGGTTCGAAGGAAGGCGTCTTCCTGGGTCCGCCGCCCGCCCAAATGCGCGACGCCGTCGCCCGCGAGTTCCTGCCCGACCACGGCACCCCGGTTGTCTTGAGCCTTGCTGCGGCCGTAGTCTCCGCCCTGGTGGCCGGCCAGCCCGATCCGGAGCTGGCCGGCCGCAGGATGAAGGCCATCATGGCCTCACCTGTTCTGTTTTCCAAACAGAACGAATGGATGGCCGATCATGAGAAGCAGTTAACGGACCTGGTGATGGAACGTTACGCGGCTGCGGGTCTCCGCAAATCCGAACCGGACCTCGCCGCGGAGGCCGGCATGGTGGTGGGTCTGGCTCTGGGGGTGGTCCGGGTGGTGCTGCAGCAGAACCACCTGGAGCACGACGACGTCTGGCCGGACACCGGCATCATGGATCGTGCGGGGGTACTCCTGGAGAGGATCTTCGGCAGCTAA
- a CDS encoding TetR family transcriptional regulator codes for MFRPGAPLEEIEQDVEAMIIELVHKLGRLADSDPEQVGASDRAYIKAFSDAESNSDTDQGALLATAVGRPNLAESLIYLNRRLDQDNLDPGQPTGVIGVIVRLAMDGLWVSDILDATRFDARERARIMNLLTALTRVSDDQLKAMLGAPAAKPRGLDKPA; via the coding sequence ATGTTCAGGCCAGGCGCACCTCTCGAAGAAATCGAGCAGGACGTTGAAGCAATGATTATCGAGCTGGTCCACAAGCTGGGCCGGCTCGCGGACTCGGACCCGGAACAGGTGGGAGCCTCGGACCGCGCCTACATCAAGGCGTTCTCGGATGCCGAGTCCAACAGCGACACTGACCAGGGGGCACTGCTGGCCACCGCCGTCGGACGCCCCAACCTGGCGGAGTCCCTGATTTACCTGAACCGCAGGCTTGACCAGGACAACCTGGACCCCGGGCAGCCCACCGGAGTCATCGGCGTCATTGTCCGTCTGGCAATGGACGGACTCTGGGTCAGCGACATTCTCGATGCCACCCGCTTTGACGCCCGTGAGCGTGCCCGCATCATGAACCTGCTCACCGCTCTCACACGGGTGAGCGATGACCAGCTGAAAGCGATGCTGGGTGCGCCGGCCGCCAAACCGCGCGGGTTGGACAAACCCGCCTAG
- a CDS encoding YczE/YyaS/YitT family protein: MTWITVRRAVQLLVGLFCYGFAIGMMIQAHLGVSPWDVLGQGAARSSGIPFGIVTVLIGALVLLLWIPLRQKPGIGTVLNVLLIGPSAEVCLALVPAPDQLWARVLLFTGGLVLLAAATGVYLGARLGPGPRDGLMTGMHRRFGWPVWAARTGIEVAVLSAGWALGGTVGLGTVAFALLVGPLVSRTMPFFDIRALGPLPGASRPRPVGQDGIA; encoded by the coding sequence ATGACGTGGATCACCGTACGCCGTGCCGTCCAGCTGCTGGTCGGGCTGTTTTGCTATGGCTTTGCCATTGGCATGATGATTCAGGCTCATCTGGGCGTTTCCCCCTGGGATGTGCTGGGACAGGGCGCAGCCCGTTCTTCGGGCATTCCCTTCGGCATCGTGACCGTCCTGATTGGCGCGCTCGTGCTGCTGCTGTGGATCCCGCTGAGGCAGAAACCGGGCATCGGCACCGTCCTGAATGTGCTGCTGATTGGTCCCAGCGCCGAAGTTTGCCTTGCCCTGGTGCCCGCTCCTGATCAGCTTTGGGCGAGGGTTTTGCTCTTCACCGGCGGTCTGGTGCTGCTGGCTGCCGCCACCGGCGTCTATTTAGGGGCACGGCTGGGCCCCGGCCCGCGGGACGGGCTGATGACCGGGATGCACCGCCGCTTCGGATGGCCCGTTTGGGCCGCGCGCACCGGCATAGAGGTGGCAGTGCTCAGTGCGGGGTGGGCGTTGGGCGGCACCGTGGGTCTGGGAACAGTGGCCTTTGCCCTGCTGGTGGGTCCGCTGGTCAGCCGTACGATGCCGTTCTTTGATATCCGAGCGCTCGGTCCGCTTCCGGGGGCGTCACGTCCGCGGCCCGTAGGTCAGGATGGCATTGCCTGA